A genome region from Microbacterium profundi includes the following:
- a CDS encoding flavin monoamine oxidase family protein: MAEITRDVLIVGAGAAGLTAANDLRKAGLSVAVLEARDRVGGRLWTDVIEGAMLEIGGQWVSPDQDALKETLEELGLSTYSRYREGESVYIGPSGELTRFTGDIFPVAPATEKIMVELIEKLDAMVAEIDPDRPWAHPNAEALDEVSFEQWLAVQTDDQEARDNIALFIAGAMLTKPAHAFSTLQALLMAASAGSFSNLVDADFILDERVIGGLQQVPLLLAERLGDDVLLNQPVRSLEWGPSTGSGTGGVTATTDDLTVRARFAILAHAPVLYNRISFVPPMPRRQQQLHQHLSMGFVIKVHAVYDRPFWREQGLSGTAFSPYELAHEAYDNTNHDDERGTLVGFVSDKHADGVFELSAEERKERILESLSHYYGPEATNPVVYYESDWGSEEWTRGAYAASFDLGGLHRYGNDLRTPVGPIHFACSDLAGAGYQHVDGAIRMGHLVASDIVEASRTTSAAAGSES, encoded by the coding sequence ATGGCTGAGATCACACGGGACGTGCTCATCGTGGGCGCCGGAGCGGCAGGCCTCACCGCCGCCAACGACCTGCGAAAGGCAGGCCTCTCCGTCGCAGTGCTCGAGGCGCGCGACCGCGTCGGCGGACGGTTGTGGACCGACGTCATCGAGGGCGCGATGCTCGAGATCGGCGGCCAGTGGGTCTCGCCCGATCAGGATGCGCTGAAGGAGACGCTCGAAGAACTGGGCCTGTCGACCTACAGCCGCTACCGCGAGGGCGAGAGCGTCTACATCGGCCCATCGGGAGAGCTCACCCGCTTCACGGGCGACATCTTCCCCGTCGCTCCTGCGACCGAGAAGATCATGGTCGAACTCATCGAGAAGCTCGACGCCATGGTCGCCGAGATCGACCCCGACCGGCCATGGGCGCATCCGAACGCCGAGGCGCTCGACGAGGTCTCGTTCGAGCAGTGGCTCGCCGTGCAGACCGACGACCAGGAAGCGCGCGACAACATCGCCCTCTTCATCGCCGGCGCCATGCTCACCAAGCCCGCTCACGCCTTCTCCACGCTGCAGGCGCTGCTGATGGCAGCATCCGCCGGCAGCTTCTCCAACCTCGTCGATGCCGATTTCATCCTCGACGAACGGGTCATCGGCGGTCTGCAGCAGGTGCCGCTGCTGCTCGCGGAGCGCCTGGGAGACGACGTGCTGCTGAATCAGCCGGTGCGATCGCTGGAATGGGGCCCTTCGACAGGCTCAGGGACCGGCGGGGTGACCGCCACCACTGATGACCTGACGGTCAGAGCGCGCTTCGCGATCCTCGCCCACGCGCCAGTGCTCTACAACCGCATCTCGTTCGTCCCGCCGATGCCGCGCCGGCAGCAACAGCTGCACCAGCACCTCTCGATGGGTTTCGTCATCAAGGTGCACGCCGTCTACGACCGTCCGTTCTGGCGCGAACAGGGTCTGAGCGGCACCGCGTTCAGCCCGTACGAGCTCGCGCACGAGGCGTACGACAACACCAACCACGACGATGAGCGTGGAACGCTCGTCGGCTTCGTCTCCGACAAGCATGCCGACGGCGTCTTCGAACTCAGCGCCGAGGAGCGCAAGGAGCGCATCCTCGAATCCCTCTCGCACTACTACGGCCCGGAGGCGACGAATCCGGTCGTGTACTACGAGAGCGACTGGGGGAGCGAGGAATGGACGCGCGGCGCGTATGCCGCGAGCTTCGACCTCGGCGGCCTGCACCGTTACGGCAACGACCTGCGCACACCTGTCGGCCCGATCCACTTCGCCTGCAGCGATCTCGCCGGCGCCGGATACCAGCACGTCGACGGAGCCATCCGCATGGGGCATCTCGTCGCCTCCGACATCGTGGAAGCGAGCCGGACCACCAGCGCAGCGGCCGGGAGCGAATCGTGA
- a CDS encoding universal stress protein — protein sequence MSGAIVVGYTATDAGADAAALGARLARSLGARLHLVIVLPSEGTRSAAVPPERAYEDVIRAQGKRWLAEAMTHLPQELARSGHVRLGESFAEGLIAAGEEFGARLIVVGAAEGAGFGRHRLGGVASALVHSSPIPVALAPAGTAQDEVDVVPRITAALGTRAGADVLLGEAVTMATDSSAPLRLVSLVPFDVPPGLDTGAIRVAGGEHADEVLAAAKTALPQGVEVSAEQAPGDSVEDAVTHLSWLPGEVILVGSSRLAQPRRLFLGSTAAKMLRVLPVPMIVVPRTRTGAQVEGDLA from the coding sequence GTGAGCGGCGCGATCGTCGTCGGGTACACCGCGACGGATGCCGGAGCCGATGCCGCTGCTCTCGGAGCGCGTCTGGCGCGAAGTCTCGGCGCCCGACTGCATCTGGTCATCGTGCTGCCGTCGGAGGGCACGCGCAGCGCGGCCGTCCCGCCGGAGCGCGCCTATGAGGACGTCATCCGCGCGCAGGGCAAGAGATGGCTCGCCGAGGCGATGACGCACCTGCCGCAGGAGCTGGCCCGCAGTGGTCACGTCCGCCTCGGCGAATCCTTCGCCGAGGGTCTGATCGCCGCGGGTGAGGAATTCGGGGCCCGGCTGATCGTCGTGGGCGCTGCCGAGGGGGCGGGCTTCGGCCGGCACCGCCTGGGTGGCGTGGCATCCGCACTCGTGCACTCCTCGCCGATTCCGGTGGCGCTGGCGCCGGCTGGGACCGCGCAGGACGAGGTCGACGTCGTCCCGCGCATCACGGCGGCGCTCGGCACCCGTGCCGGTGCCGATGTCCTGCTCGGCGAGGCCGTGACGATGGCGACCGACAGCAGCGCTCCGCTGCGCCTCGTCTCCCTGGTGCCGTTCGACGTTCCGCCGGGTCTGGACACCGGCGCGATCCGCGTCGCCGGCGGCGAGCACGCCGACGAGGTGCTGGCCGCGGCCAAGACCGCGCTGCCGCAGGGTGTCGAAGTGTCGGCCGAGCAGGCACCGGGTGACAGCGTCGAGGATGCCGTCACCCACCTGTCATGGCTTCCCGGCGAGGTCATCCTCGTCGGCTCGAGCCGTCTCGCTCAGCCACGCAGGCTGTTCCTGGGATCCACCGCCGCGAAGATGCTGCGCGTGCTTCCCGTCCCCATGATCGTCGTGCCACGCACCCGCACAGGTGCCCAGGTCGAAGGAGACCTCGCATGA
- a CDS encoding APC family permease gives MSTTPPTTASTPEPAPVTGGLSQKGLSAGTVGLIGAVIIGISCIAPAYTLTAALGPTVSEVGFQVPAIILIGFIPMLLVAFGYRELNRSMPDSGTSFTWAARAFGPWVGWMAGWGLIAATILVLSNLAGIAVEFLFLLIDQIAGSPGTIAELAFNPFINVAVCLLFMLGATLVSYRDMQTTQKLQYYLVGFQLLVLLIFSITAFVQVAQGNAFDASPIELSWFNPFAVGSVGAIVAGLSLSIFIFWGWDVTLTMNEETKNPEKTPGRAATLTVITIVVLYLLLSIALLSFAGIGTGALGLGNEDIQSNVFFYLSGPILGPLAFLVSLAVLTSSASSLQSTFVSPARTLLAMGHYGALPSQFAKVSPRFFTPGYATIIAAVVASAFYAVMRFISEDVLWDTITALGMMICFYYGITAFACVWYFRKQWFDSARTFFFTLLFPLVGGIILAALFVMTLVDSMNPDYGSGSNIAGVGLVFILGVTVIVVGIVIMIWQAIKRPAFFRGETLTMDAPPSLRRR, from the coding sequence ATGAGCACCACACCTCCCACCACAGCTTCGACTCCCGAACCCGCCCCCGTCACCGGAGGCCTCTCGCAGAAGGGCTTGAGCGCCGGAACCGTCGGCCTCATCGGCGCCGTCATCATCGGCATCTCCTGCATCGCACCTGCATACACGCTCACCGCGGCGCTCGGGCCGACGGTGTCCGAGGTCGGATTCCAGGTGCCGGCGATCATCCTGATCGGCTTCATCCCGATGCTCCTGGTCGCCTTCGGCTACCGCGAGCTCAACCGCTCGATGCCCGACTCCGGCACCTCCTTCACCTGGGCCGCACGTGCATTCGGCCCTTGGGTGGGGTGGATGGCCGGCTGGGGGCTGATCGCGGCGACGATCCTCGTGCTGTCGAATCTCGCCGGCATCGCGGTGGAGTTCCTGTTCCTGTTGATCGATCAGATCGCGGGAAGTCCTGGGACGATCGCCGAGCTCGCCTTCAACCCGTTCATCAATGTCGCGGTGTGCCTGCTGTTCATGCTCGGCGCGACGCTCGTCTCCTATCGCGACATGCAGACCACGCAGAAGCTGCAGTACTACCTCGTCGGCTTCCAGCTGCTCGTGCTGCTGATCTTCTCGATCACGGCGTTCGTGCAGGTCGCGCAGGGCAACGCCTTCGATGCGAGCCCCATCGAGCTGAGCTGGTTCAATCCGTTCGCCGTCGGATCGGTCGGCGCGATCGTCGCCGGGCTCTCGCTGTCGATCTTCATCTTCTGGGGGTGGGACGTGACCCTCACGATGAACGAGGAGACGAAGAACCCCGAGAAGACCCCTGGGCGCGCGGCGACCCTCACGGTCATCACGATCGTCGTCCTCTACCTGCTGCTCTCGATCGCGCTGCTGTCGTTCGCCGGCATCGGCACCGGCGCGCTGGGGCTCGGCAACGAAGACATCCAGAGCAACGTCTTCTTCTACCTGTCCGGACCCATCCTCGGCCCGCTCGCCTTCCTCGTCTCGCTCGCCGTGCTCACGAGCTCGGCCTCATCGCTGCAGTCGACCTTCGTCTCACCCGCACGCACCCTGCTCGCGATGGGGCACTACGGCGCTCTGCCCTCGCAGTTCGCCAAGGTCAGCCCGCGGTTCTTCACGCCGGGCTATGCGACGATCATCGCCGCGGTCGTGGCATCCGCCTTCTACGCCGTCATGCGCTTCATCAGCGAAGACGTGCTGTGGGACACCATCACCGCCCTCGGCATGATGATCTGCTTCTACTACGGCATCACCGCGTTCGCCTGCGTCTGGTACTTCCGCAAGCAGTGGTTCGACTCTGCGCGCACGTTCTTCTTCACGCTGCTGTTCCCGCTGGTCGGCGGCATCATCCTCGCCGCGCTGTTCGTGATGACCCTGGTCGACAGCATGAACCCCGACTACGGCAGCGGATCGAACATCGCCGGTGTCGGGCTCGTGTTCATCCTCGGCGTGACCGTGATCGTCGTCGGCATCGTCATCATGATCTGGCAGGCGATCAAGCGCCCCGCCTTCTTCCGCGGTGAGACGCTGACAATGGATGCTCCGCCCAGCCTGCGTCGCCGCTGA
- a CDS encoding NAD-dependent succinate-semialdehyde dehydrogenase, whose protein sequence is MTTAPNEKALLDRVPSGLFIGGQWVDATGGRTFDVRDPATNAVIHSIADATPDDGIRALDAAVEAQASWAATPARTRSDILRRTFDLVQEHKEDLALLMTLEMGKPLAESRGEVVYGGEFLRWFSEEAVRISGRYGSNPEGTGQMVVSQRPVGPSFFITPWNFPFAMATRKIAPALAAGCTVVIKPPALTPLTTMFFVTLLEEAGLPAGVVNVVQTSSSSKLSAPIIADPRLRKLSFTGSTEVGRKLIAQAAEGVLRVSMELGGNAPFVVFDDADLDKAVDGAMLAKFRNIGQACTAANRFIVHADVAEEFARRVAERVQAMKIGRGTEDGVTIGPLIDADAVSKASELVEDAVGRGASLLAGGHAIDGEGTFFEPTVITDVAKGSDILREEIFGPVLAIATFTDEAEGVRLANDTEYGLVSYVFTEDLARGHRMIDALETGMMGLNVGVVSNAAAPFGGVKQSGVGREGGLEGIHEYLSTKYTLIPN, encoded by the coding sequence ATGACAACCGCACCCAATGAGAAGGCCCTCCTGGACCGCGTCCCCTCGGGACTCTTCATCGGCGGCCAGTGGGTGGATGCCACCGGCGGACGCACGTTCGATGTGCGCGACCCCGCGACCAACGCCGTGATCCACTCCATCGCGGATGCGACTCCGGACGACGGCATCCGTGCCCTCGATGCAGCCGTCGAGGCGCAGGCCTCCTGGGCCGCGACGCCCGCACGCACCCGCAGCGACATCCTGCGCCGCACGTTCGACCTCGTGCAGGAGCACAAGGAGGACCTGGCGCTGCTGATGACCCTCGAGATGGGCAAACCTCTCGCGGAGTCGCGCGGTGAGGTCGTGTACGGCGGAGAGTTCCTGCGGTGGTTCAGCGAAGAAGCCGTGCGCATCTCGGGCCGCTACGGATCCAACCCGGAGGGCACGGGGCAGATGGTCGTCTCGCAGCGTCCGGTCGGGCCGTCGTTCTTCATCACCCCGTGGAACTTCCCGTTCGCGATGGCGACCCGCAAGATCGCGCCGGCGCTCGCCGCGGGATGCACCGTGGTGATCAAGCCGCCGGCGCTGACGCCGCTGACGACGATGTTCTTCGTCACGCTGCTGGAGGAGGCGGGGCTTCCCGCTGGTGTCGTCAATGTCGTGCAGACGTCGTCGTCATCCAAGCTCTCGGCTCCGATCATCGCCGACCCCCGCCTGCGCAAGCTGTCGTTCACCGGGTCGACCGAGGTGGGGCGCAAGCTCATCGCCCAGGCGGCGGAAGGCGTGCTTCGCGTGTCGATGGAGCTCGGCGGCAATGCCCCGTTCGTCGTCTTCGACGACGCCGACCTCGACAAGGCGGTCGACGGAGCCATGCTGGCGAAGTTCCGCAACATCGGCCAGGCGTGCACGGCGGCCAACCGCTTCATCGTGCACGCGGACGTGGCCGAGGAATTCGCGCGTCGCGTCGCCGAGCGCGTGCAGGCGATGAAGATCGGGCGCGGTACAGAGGACGGCGTCACGATCGGACCCCTCATCGACGCGGATGCCGTGTCGAAGGCATCCGAACTCGTCGAAGACGCCGTCGGGCGGGGTGCGAGCCTGCTCGCGGGTGGCCACGCGATCGACGGCGAGGGAACGTTCTTCGAGCCGACGGTCATCACCGATGTCGCCAAGGGCAGCGACATCCTCCGCGAGGAGATATTCGGCCCCGTGCTCGCGATCGCCACCTTCACCGACGAGGCCGAGGGTGTGCGCCTCGCGAATGACACCGAGTACGGGCTCGTGTCGTACGTCTTCACGGAAGACCTCGCGAGGGGACACCGGATGATCGACGCACTCGAGACCGGCATGATGGGCCTCAACGTGGGCGTCGTATCGAACGCCGCAGCGCCCTTCGGCGGTGTCAAGCAGTCGGGCGTCGGCCGCGAGGGCGGCCTCGAAGGCATCCACGAGTACCTGTCGACCAAGTACACGCTGATCCCGAACTGA
- a CDS encoding NAD-dependent succinate-semialdehyde dehydrogenase, whose amino-acid sequence MTDYAVVNPATGETLTTYDTFTDAQIDEALAAADAAHRDWSRSSTVAERAALVRRAAELHRERREELADIFVREMGKPREAALGEVDFAADIAEYYADQAESIMADQPIAILGEGSAIIRRDSLGPLLGIMPWNFPAYQIVRFAAPNLIVGNTILLKPAPQCPESSNAIADIYRAAGFPDGAYQNVLATNEQIAGMIADPRVQGVSLTGSERAGAAVAEVAGRNLKKVALELGGSDPFIVLSTDDMDATVQAGVDARLDNNGQACNGAKRFIIVDDLYDDFVERFVARMSIVPATDPMQDDTVLGPLASLSAAEQLQKQVDGAVGQGATLLTGGTRDGAFFAPTVLADVTPEMDVYREELFGPAAVVYRVADEDAAVELANDTTFGLGSYLFTTDPEQAERVADRIEAGMVYVNLVLADSPELPFGGVKRSGTSRELGHLAADEFVNKKLIRTA is encoded by the coding sequence ATGACCGACTATGCCGTCGTCAACCCGGCCACGGGAGAGACGCTCACCACCTATGACACGTTCACGGACGCGCAGATCGACGAGGCGCTCGCCGCAGCGGATGCCGCGCACCGCGACTGGTCGCGTTCCTCGACGGTCGCCGAGCGGGCAGCGCTCGTGCGTCGAGCGGCCGAACTGCACCGCGAGCGTCGCGAGGAGCTCGCCGACATCTTCGTGCGTGAGATGGGCAAGCCGCGCGAGGCCGCCCTGGGCGAGGTCGACTTCGCGGCCGACATCGCCGAGTACTACGCCGATCAGGCCGAGTCGATCATGGCCGACCAGCCGATCGCGATCCTGGGGGAGGGGTCGGCGATCATCCGGCGCGACTCGCTGGGACCGCTGCTGGGGATCATGCCGTGGAACTTCCCCGCGTACCAGATCGTGAGGTTCGCGGCTCCGAACCTCATCGTCGGCAACACGATCCTCCTCAAGCCGGCACCTCAGTGCCCCGAGTCGTCGAACGCGATCGCGGACATCTACCGTGCGGCTGGGTTCCCCGACGGTGCGTATCAGAACGTGCTCGCGACGAACGAGCAGATCGCCGGCATGATCGCCGACCCTCGTGTGCAGGGCGTCTCTCTGACGGGTTCCGAGCGCGCGGGTGCTGCGGTCGCCGAGGTGGCAGGGCGCAACCTCAAGAAGGTCGCGCTGGAGCTCGGCGGCTCCGATCCGTTCATCGTTCTCTCCACCGACGACATGGATGCCACGGTGCAGGCCGGTGTCGACGCGCGCCTGGACAACAACGGTCAGGCCTGCAACGGCGCGAAGCGCTTCATCATCGTGGACGATCTGTACGACGACTTCGTCGAGAGGTTCGTCGCGCGCATGTCGATCGTGCCCGCGACCGACCCGATGCAGGACGACACCGTGCTCGGCCCGCTCGCGTCGCTCTCGGCGGCGGAGCAGCTGCAGAAGCAGGTGGACGGCGCTGTCGGGCAGGGCGCGACGCTGCTCACCGGTGGCACCCGCGACGGCGCGTTCTTCGCCCCGACGGTGCTCGCCGATGTCACACCCGAGATGGATGTGTACCGCGAGGAGCTATTCGGTCCTGCGGCCGTCGTGTATCGGGTGGCGGACGAGGACGCGGCTGTGGAGTTGGCCAACGACACCACCTTCGGGCTCGGTTCGTATCTCTTCACCACGGACCCCGAACAGGCGGAGCGCGTCGCGGACCGGATCGAGGCGGGCATGGTCTACGTGAACCTCGTGCTCGCCGACAGCCCGGAACTGCCGTTCGGCGGCGTGAAGCGCAGTGGCACCTCGCGTGAGCTCGGCCACCTCGCCGCCGACGAGTTCGTCAACAAGAAGCTCATCCGCACCGCATAG
- a CDS encoding FadR/GntR family transcriptional regulator produces MKVERVSRTQSVVNGLLDEIIAGRLVAGETLPAEADLAALLGVSRLTLREGVRLLQAQGVIVAVPGSRHRVAPVDEWTGLEAVVQFARSGGARRRSSLDLIDMRVMFETGAAELAAPRCTDEHIAQLESMLALMRAAHDNGDVPGFVEADLAFHDVIFAAADNRILVASVRPLTTMLQDSRTETSSVRDIREHAIAEHAAVLEAMRTRSADAAREAMASHMRQTRDDLLQYVLGE; encoded by the coding sequence ATGAAGGTCGAACGAGTGTCACGCACGCAGTCGGTCGTGAACGGGCTGCTCGACGAGATCATCGCCGGGCGGCTCGTCGCGGGGGAGACCCTTCCTGCGGAGGCCGATCTCGCCGCGCTGCTCGGCGTCTCGAGGCTCACCCTGCGCGAGGGCGTGCGGCTGCTGCAGGCGCAGGGTGTCATCGTCGCCGTGCCGGGCAGTCGCCACCGTGTCGCGCCCGTCGACGAGTGGACCGGGCTCGAAGCGGTCGTGCAGTTCGCGCGCAGCGGAGGAGCGCGCAGGCGTTCGTCACTCGACCTGATCGACATGCGCGTCATGTTCGAGACCGGGGCTGCCGAGCTCGCCGCCCCTCGGTGCACCGATGAGCACATCGCGCAGCTCGAGTCGATGCTCGCGCTGATGCGCGCGGCGCACGACAACGGCGATGTTCCAGGCTTCGTGGAAGCCGACCTCGCATTCCACGATGTGATCTTCGCTGCGGCGGACAATCGTATCCTCGTCGCATCCGTGCGCCCGCTCACGACGATGCTGCAGGACTCGCGCACCGAGACGAGTTCGGTGCGCGACATCCGCGAGCACGCGATCGCCGAGCATGCGGCGGTGCTCGAGGCGATGCGCACGCGTTCTGCGGATGCCGCGCGCGAGGCCATGGCCAGTCACATGCGCCAGACGCGCGACGACCTGCTGCAATACGTGCTGGGCGAGTAG
- a CDS encoding four-carbon acid sugar kinase family protein: MHVDALLAPLPEPFEVAAVEVRAALDPQGVLVVLDDDPTGTQSVSGLPVLTRWEHEDLAGAFSTGAPAVYVLTNTRSLDEETAAARNREIVAVALAAASEAGRRVTFVSRSDSTLRGHFPLETDVLMQEIVAHGGMAPDLVLIVPAFPDAGRITVDSVHYWVTDGEATPVGETPFAQDATFGFASSDLRKWVAEKTEGRIAADQVAALTIDVIRSGVDRVVSFLRDVPAGSVVVVDVVEETDMRVVALALHRMRDREVLLRVGPPYVRAHIGQDIAEPVVAEDIPFAYDRGGLVVVGSHVPLTTEQLAELRRQRPDTVTIELDVRQLIDQRRDAHLDAQADAVADALATGTVIVHTTRELVTGADGDESLDIARKVSSGVVELVRRVLAIAPPRFVIAKGGITSSDVASEALEISRATVLGPMLPGIVSLWQPETGPAVGIPYIVFAGNVGDTDSLARVVSTLADAN, from the coding sequence ATGCACGTCGACGCGCTTCTCGCCCCTCTGCCGGAGCCCTTCGAGGTCGCGGCGGTCGAAGTCCGCGCGGCGCTGGACCCGCAGGGGGTGCTCGTCGTCCTGGACGACGATCCCACCGGAACGCAGTCGGTCTCCGGCCTCCCGGTGCTCACCCGCTGGGAGCACGAGGACCTCGCCGGCGCATTCTCCACCGGAGCTCCGGCTGTCTACGTGCTGACGAACACCCGATCGCTCGATGAGGAGACCGCCGCCGCGCGCAACCGCGAGATCGTCGCTGTCGCCCTGGCCGCAGCATCCGAGGCCGGCCGTCGTGTGACGTTCGTCTCGCGGAGCGACTCGACCCTCCGCGGCCACTTCCCGCTCGAGACCGACGTCCTCATGCAGGAGATCGTCGCGCACGGAGGTATGGCCCCCGACCTCGTCCTGATCGTCCCCGCCTTCCCTGATGCCGGTCGTATCACTGTGGACTCCGTGCACTACTGGGTCACCGACGGCGAAGCGACGCCGGTCGGAGAGACTCCGTTCGCACAGGACGCCACGTTCGGATTCGCCTCGTCGGACCTGCGGAAGTGGGTCGCCGAGAAGACCGAGGGCCGCATCGCCGCCGATCAGGTGGCCGCCCTCACGATCGACGTCATCCGCTCTGGCGTCGATCGCGTGGTGTCCTTCCTCCGCGACGTGCCCGCAGGCTCGGTCGTCGTGGTCGACGTCGTCGAAGAGACCGACATGCGAGTCGTCGCGCTGGCGCTGCACCGCATGCGCGATCGTGAAGTGCTGCTGCGTGTGGGCCCGCCCTACGTGCGCGCGCACATCGGGCAGGACATCGCCGAGCCCGTCGTCGCCGAGGACATCCCGTTCGCCTACGACCGCGGCGGACTCGTCGTCGTCGGCAGCCACGTGCCGCTCACCACCGAGCAGCTCGCCGAACTGCGACGGCAGCGACCCGACACCGTCACGATCGAACTCGACGTGCGTCAGCTGATCGACCAGCGCCGCGATGCCCACCTCGACGCTCAGGCGGATGCCGTCGCCGACGCGCTCGCGACCGGCACGGTCATCGTGCACACCACGCGGGAGCTCGTCACGGGCGCCGACGGCGACGAGAGCCTCGACATCGCCCGGAAGGTCTCCAGCGGAGTCGTCGAGCTGGTGCGCCGCGTCCTCGCGATCGCGCCACCGCGGTTCGTGATCGCGAAGGGCGGCATCACCTCGAGTGATGTTGCGAGCGAAGCGCTCGAGATCAGCCGCGCCACTGTGCTCGGCCCGATGCTCCCCGGCATCGTCTCACTGTGGCAGCCGGAGACCGGCCCCGCGGTCGGCATCCCCTACATCGTCTTCGCCGGCAACGTCGGCGACACGGATTCGCTGGCACGCGTCGTCTCGACGCTCGCCGACGCCAACTGA